From the genome of Pseudomonadota bacterium, one region includes:
- a CDS encoding KamA family radical SAM protein codes for MATAEEWGDWRWQIERARRGSELVGPVGASVATDFPIAVTPYYWSLVDADDPRDPIRAMIVPTGTESRRGPGGRADPIDEERHAPLPGLIRRYPDRALLLVHGGCPVHCRHCTRRALGRGKIVPIRGADLDRALAYIAAHPEIRDVILSGGDPLLLEDDAIAGIAARVRRIPSVDIIRIGTKVPAALPARVTGALARKLAACGPLYVNTQFNHPRELAPEAVAAVGRLVDAGIPVANQAVLLAGVNDDPAVIEELCRRLLVARVRPYYLFACDLVAGAERFRVPLARAIAIMAHLRGRVGGLGIPTLVVDLPGGLGKVPIGPDYVVEARDGSYLLRAPNGELVEYPDAEG; via the coding sequence ATGGCCACCGCAGAGGAATGGGGCGACTGGCGCTGGCAGATCGAGCGGGCGCGCCGCGGCTCCGAGCTCGTCGGACCCGTCGGCGCCTCGGTCGCGACCGACTTCCCGATCGCGGTGACCCCCTACTACTGGTCCCTGGTCGACGCGGACGACCCGCGCGATCCGATCCGCGCGATGATCGTTCCGACCGGCACCGAGTCCCGGAGGGGCCCCGGAGGGCGTGCGGATCCCATCGACGAGGAGCGCCACGCCCCTTTGCCCGGGCTCATCCGGCGGTACCCGGATCGCGCCCTCCTCCTGGTGCACGGCGGGTGCCCGGTGCACTGCCGCCACTGCACGCGCCGCGCCCTCGGCCGCGGGAAGATCGTCCCGATCCGCGGCGCCGATCTCGACCGCGCGCTCGCGTACATCGCGGCGCACCCCGAGATCCGCGACGTCATCCTGTCGGGCGGCGACCCGCTGCTGCTCGAGGACGACGCGATCGCCGGCATCGCCGCCCGCGTGCGGCGGATCCCGAGCGTCGACATCATCCGGATCGGGACCAAGGTGCCGGCCGCGCTGCCGGCGCGCGTCACCGGAGCCCTGGCCCGGAAGCTCGCGGCTTGCGGCCCGCTGTACGTCAACACGCAGTTCAACCACCCGCGCGAGCTCGCGCCGGAAGCGGTCGCGGCGGTGGGCCGCCTCGTCGACGCCGGGATCCCGGTGGCCAACCAGGCGGTCCTGCTCGCGGGCGTGAACGACGATCCCGCGGTGATAGAGGAGCTGTGCCGCCGCCTCCTCGTCGCGCGGGTGCGGCCGTACTACCTGTTCGCCTGCGATCTCGTCGCGGGCGCGGAGCGGTTCCGCGTCCCGCTCGCCCGGGCGATCGCGATCATGGCGCACCTGCGCGGCCGCGTCGGCGGGCTCGGGATCCCGACGCTGGTCGTCGATCTCCCGGGCGGCCTCGGCAAGGTGCCGATCGGCCCGGACTACGTCGTCGAGGCGCGGGACGGGAGCTATCTCCTGCGCGCGCCGAACGGCGAGCTCGTCGAGTACCCTGACGCCGAGGGGTAG
- a CDS encoding phosphatidylglycerol lysyltransferase domain-containing protein, giving the protein MIGRPLELANAAALRPFFDAQRYPLAAYSPLSVMAWRRADGFEVSFTVDDGRLVIAAESAEGRHLGLPIGGRAPTVAELRVLSERLGVREYWYVPGDLLEALPADELRAAFDVRERPEWGEYVFLTEDLAELGGRKLAAKRNLIHQFERSHVETGRAVTGPIRPEDVTECVAFLEAWCEERGCDGAGKDPLSCERRAAETALGEMHALGVEGVAIRVDGRVVGFGIGCRVMDDLAALHFEKASASVKGLYQYLDRECARRLFQGRYERVTKEGDMGLPGLARSKQSYGPLSKTAAFSLSLR; this is encoded by the coding sequence GTGATCGGGCGCCCGCTCGAGCTCGCCAACGCCGCGGCGCTCAGGCCGTTCTTCGACGCGCAGCGGTACCCGCTCGCGGCCTACTCCCCGCTCTCGGTCATGGCGTGGCGTCGAGCGGACGGCTTCGAGGTGTCGTTCACCGTCGACGACGGTCGCCTCGTGATAGCGGCCGAGAGCGCGGAGGGCCGCCACCTCGGGCTGCCGATCGGCGGGCGCGCGCCGACAGTCGCCGAGCTGCGCGTCCTCTCGGAGCGGCTCGGTGTCCGCGAGTACTGGTACGTGCCGGGCGACCTCCTCGAGGCGCTCCCCGCGGACGAGCTGCGCGCCGCGTTCGACGTCCGCGAGCGGCCGGAGTGGGGTGAGTACGTCTTCCTCACCGAGGATCTCGCCGAGCTCGGCGGGCGCAAGCTCGCCGCGAAGCGGAACCTGATCCACCAGTTCGAGAGGTCGCACGTGGAGACCGGACGCGCCGTGACCGGCCCGATCCGTCCCGAAGACGTCACCGAGTGCGTCGCGTTCCTCGAGGCGTGGTGCGAGGAGCGCGGGTGCGACGGCGCCGGAAAGGATCCGCTTTCGTGCGAGCGGCGGGCGGCGGAGACCGCGCTCGGCGAGATGCACGCGCTCGGCGTCGAGGGGGTCGCGATCCGCGTCGACGGCCGCGTCGTCGGGTTCGGGATCGGCTGCCGCGTCATGGACGACCTCGCGGCGCTCCACTTCGAGAAGGCGTCCGCGTCGGTGAAGGGGCTCTACCAGTATCTGGATCGGGAGTGCGCGCGGCGGCTCTTCCAGGGGCGATACGAGCGCGTGACCAAGGAGGGCGACATGGGCCTGCCCGGCCTCGCCCGGTCGAAGCAGTCCTACGGGCCGCTGTCCAAGACCGCGGCCTTCTCGCTCTCGCTGCGCTGA
- a CDS encoding PDZ domain-containing protein, with translation MSTPSQRSRSAARPPSSHGLAAIVALTAAACAPPPTVDMAAISKIAPTVLEQGDVLRIEGSGFVEGPTRVTLSGAFDPSGLVPPEHRVVLVDGVSVSETSIEVPITGVTMRALAAEPLRFEGRVGVDFPTALAGGSTRISATSDTVRLDLRPAGSGIAFAAQRNREAERILGRLGISLAPSPEGNELLVVSVRSGGLADKQGIAPGDRLLAVDGVALSSPADLAGLAENESCRFELVTGTGRTQVVNLRLAPLDPGAADEVTAILLTAIALGLLLSFAAPKVRDRAADPAARANPLADALGLAAASVPILVLPAVSILVGARTAATAALLAGAVAGLVVATLYSSAGARQRIAWFGARLAAIVAMPALAAALGSSLEVSEAVASQADARWGWHAWTDPFALVAYLAAAVLIWPERAQGAAVGPTARFGSWIAAVFTAMAIAAYGLGGWAVPGVPADALRGDVALLLAGIALYAAKTWIVLLAARSFARYGAAERRARPRGARRPLAAAAVLVAASGGALAWEWAKLPAELAAAGRILSAGVFFALATAFLARLALDRLAARAQRSESEKAAVLDSGP, from the coding sequence GTGAGCACGCCCTCGCAGAGGTCCCGATCCGCCGCCCGCCCGCCTTCGTCGCACGGGCTCGCCGCCATCGTCGCGCTCACCGCCGCCGCCTGCGCCCCTCCGCCGACCGTGGACATGGCCGCGATCTCGAAGATCGCGCCGACGGTGCTCGAGCAGGGGGACGTCCTCCGCATCGAAGGGAGCGGCTTCGTCGAGGGCCCGACACGGGTCACGCTGAGCGGCGCGTTCGATCCGTCCGGGCTCGTGCCGCCAGAGCACCGCGTCGTGCTCGTCGACGGGGTCTCGGTGTCCGAGACGTCGATCGAGGTGCCGATCACCGGGGTGACGATGCGCGCGCTCGCGGCCGAGCCGCTGCGGTTCGAGGGCCGCGTGGGCGTCGACTTCCCGACGGCGCTCGCCGGCGGATCGACGCGCATCTCCGCGACGAGCGACACCGTGCGGCTCGATCTGCGGCCCGCGGGCAGCGGGATCGCCTTCGCCGCGCAGAGGAACCGCGAGGCGGAGCGGATCCTCGGCCGGCTCGGCATCTCGCTCGCGCCCTCGCCGGAGGGGAACGAGCTGCTCGTCGTGTCGGTGCGGAGCGGCGGCCTCGCGGACAAGCAGGGGATCGCGCCGGGCGATCGCCTCCTCGCGGTCGACGGGGTCGCGCTGTCGTCGCCGGCCGATCTCGCCGGGCTCGCGGAGAACGAGTCCTGCCGCTTCGAGCTCGTCACCGGCACGGGGAGGACGCAGGTCGTCAACCTCCGGCTGGCGCCGCTCGATCCCGGCGCCGCGGACGAGGTGACCGCGATCCTGCTCACCGCGATCGCGCTCGGCCTGCTGCTCTCGTTCGCCGCGCCGAAGGTGCGCGATCGCGCCGCCGATCCGGCCGCCCGCGCCAACCCGCTCGCCGACGCGCTCGGGCTCGCCGCGGCCTCGGTCCCGATCCTCGTGCTCCCGGCGGTGTCGATCCTGGTGGGCGCGCGGACCGCCGCGACCGCGGCGCTGCTCGCCGGCGCGGTAGCCGGCCTCGTGGTCGCGACCCTCTACTCCTCGGCCGGGGCGCGCCAGCGGATCGCCTGGTTCGGCGCGCGGCTCGCGGCGATCGTGGCGATGCCCGCTCTCGCGGCGGCGCTCGGCTCGTCGCTCGAGGTGTCGGAGGCGGTCGCGAGCCAGGCGGACGCGCGGTGGGGCTGGCACGCGTGGACCGATCCGTTCGCGCTCGTCGCGTACCTCGCCGCCGCCGTCCTCATCTGGCCCGAGCGGGCGCAGGGCGCGGCGGTCGGCCCGACGGCCCGGTTCGGATCGTGGATCGCGGCGGTGTTCACGGCGATGGCGATCGCCGCGTACGGGCTCGGCGGGTGGGCCGTGCCCGGCGTTCCCGCGGACGCGCTGCGGGGCGACGTGGCGCTGCTGCTCGCGGGGATCGCGCTCTACGCAGCCAAGACGTGGATCGTGCTGCTCGCCGCGCGGTCGTTCGCCCGGTACGGCGCGGCGGAGCGGCGCGCGCGGCCCCGCGGCGCGAGGCGTCCGCTGGCCGCGGCCGCGGTGCTCGTCGCGGCGTCCGGCGGGGCGCTCGCGTGGGAGTGGGCGAAGCTGCCGGCCGAGCTCGCCGCTGCCGGCAGGATCCTGAGCGCGGGCGTCTTCTTCGCGCTCGCGACGGCGTTCCTCGCGCGGCTCGCGCTGGATCGGCTCGCCGCGCGGGCTCAGCGCAGCGAGAGCGAGAAGGCCGCGGTCTTGGACAGCGGCCCGTAG
- a CDS encoding SPFH domain-containing protein: MIPLQENPLAAVDAVKDGSIWWTVLYVVVALFALFLLLYLVKRYKRCPSDKILVVFGKVGTGQSARCIHGGGALILPLIQDYRYLSLTPMTISIPLQNALSLQNIRINVPSTFTVGVSTDPSIMTNAAERLLELQNRDIEAMAREIIFGQLRLTVASLTIEQINQDRESFLTAIRKNVEPELNKIGLYLINVNITDITDESTYIESIGKKAAAEAINQARVDVANQEKHGAVGQAEAVREKEIKVAENVAQAVKGKKAAEADQRVYVQGQEAQAVKGENESRANIANYNAELAVKTAVALQRGEVAKRQAEVEIQKAQYLAEEQRLNAEEVVRKEIEKRKIEISAEAEAEKLRREARGQADAILAKYEAEAKGVRQVLDSKAAGYRALVESCQGDAKSAATFLLVEKIEHMVGLQVEAIRNLKIDKITVWDSGGGKDGTSSTASFASSLIKSLPPLHEVAKMAGVDLPEYLGTMSPEKPARPERKSSPPPAQHPQPFPPATK; this comes from the coding sequence ATGATCCCTCTTCAGGAGAACCCGCTCGCGGCGGTCGACGCGGTGAAGGACGGCAGCATCTGGTGGACCGTCCTCTACGTCGTCGTCGCGCTGTTCGCGCTGTTCCTGCTGCTCTACCTCGTCAAGCGGTACAAGCGCTGCCCGTCCGACAAGATCCTCGTCGTGTTCGGCAAGGTCGGCACCGGCCAGTCGGCGCGCTGCATCCACGGCGGCGGCGCGCTGATCCTCCCGCTCATCCAGGACTACCGGTACCTCAGCCTCACCCCGATGACGATCAGCATCCCGCTGCAGAACGCGCTGTCGCTGCAGAACATCCGCATCAACGTGCCGTCGACGTTCACGGTCGGCGTGAGCACCGATCCGTCGATCATGACGAACGCCGCCGAGCGCCTCCTCGAGCTCCAGAACCGGGACATCGAGGCGATGGCGCGCGAGATCATCTTCGGCCAGCTGCGCCTCACGGTCGCGTCGCTCACGATCGAGCAGATCAACCAGGACCGCGAGTCGTTCCTCACGGCGATCCGCAAGAACGTCGAGCCGGAGCTCAACAAGATCGGCCTCTACCTCATCAACGTGAACATCACGGACATCACCGACGAGTCCACGTATATCGAGTCGATCGGCAAGAAGGCCGCGGCCGAGGCGATCAACCAGGCCAGGGTCGACGTCGCCAACCAGGAGAAGCACGGCGCGGTCGGCCAGGCCGAGGCGGTGCGCGAGAAGGAGATCAAGGTCGCCGAGAACGTCGCCCAGGCCGTGAAGGGCAAGAAGGCGGCCGAGGCGGATCAGCGCGTGTACGTCCAGGGCCAGGAGGCGCAGGCCGTCAAGGGCGAGAACGAGTCGCGCGCCAACATCGCGAACTACAACGCCGAGCTCGCGGTGAAGACCGCCGTCGCGCTGCAGCGCGGCGAGGTCGCGAAGCGCCAGGCCGAGGTCGAGATCCAGAAGGCGCAGTACCTCGCCGAGGAGCAGCGGCTCAACGCCGAGGAGGTCGTGCGCAAGGAGATCGAGAAGAGGAAGATCGAGATCTCCGCCGAGGCCGAGGCCGAGAAGCTCAGGCGCGAGGCGCGCGGCCAGGCGGACGCCATCCTCGCGAAGTACGAGGCCGAGGCCAAGGGCGTGCGCCAGGTGCTCGACTCCAAGGCCGCCGGCTACCGGGCGCTCGTCGAGAGCTGCCAGGGCGACGCCAAGTCCGCGGCGACCTTCCTCCTCGTCGAGAAGATCGAGCACATGGTGGGGCTGCAGGTCGAGGCGATCCGCAACCTCAAGATCGACAAGATCACCGTGTGGGACTCGGGCGGGGGCAAGGACGGCACGTCGTCGACGGCCAGCTTCGCCTCGAGCCTCATCAAGAGCCTGCCGCCGCTGCACGAGGTCGCGAAGATGGCGGGCGTGGATCTGCCCGAGTACCTCGGCACGATGTCGCCCGAGAAGCCCGCGCGCCCGGAGCGAAAGAGCTCGCCGCCGCCGGCGCAGCACCCGCAGCCGTTCCCTCCCGCGACGAAGTAG
- a CDS encoding DUF3782 domain-containing protein, translating into MEADVSMNDLRRVIREIAEQSKENERRLAESGAETDRRMRETDRKLAEVSHQLGGLGNRLGEFVEGVVRPGLVRLFRERGIDVRRTLRDVAGDKNGLALQIDLLVVNDTDAVAVEVKSKLTDRDVDDHLERIGKFKILFPEFASKRLLGAIAAMVVPDGAVRYAERCGLFVIGQRGDDAAFLNSDGFEPRAW; encoded by the coding sequence ATGGAAGCTGACGTCTCGATGAACGATCTGCGGCGCGTCATCAGAGAGATCGCGGAGCAGTCGAAGGAGAACGAGCGACGCCTGGCCGAATCCGGCGCAGAGACGGATCGCCGGATGCGGGAGACCGACCGCAAGCTGGCCGAGGTGAGCCACCAACTCGGCGGCTTGGGCAATCGGCTCGGCGAGTTCGTGGAGGGTGTTGTCCGCCCGGGGCTCGTGCGGCTGTTCCGGGAGCGCGGCATCGACGTGCGGCGCACTCTCCGAGACGTGGCGGGTGACAAGAACGGGCTCGCGCTGCAGATCGACCTGCTCGTAGTGAACGATACCGACGCGGTCGCGGTCGAGGTGAAGTCGAAGCTCACCGACCGCGACGTCGACGATCACCTCGAGCGGATCGGCAAGTTCAAGATCCTGTTCCCTGAGTTCGCCTCCAAGAGGCTCCTCGGCGCCATCGCGGCGATGGTCGTGCCGGACGGCGCCGTGAGGTACGCCGAGCGCTGCGGCCTCTTCGTCATCGGCCAGCGCGGCGACGACGCGGCGTTCCTCAACTCGGATGGGTTCGAGCCGCGGGCGTGGTGA
- a CDS encoding GNAT family N-acetyltransferase, translating into MVEYQFVQPTSDRLFPEIVALYRAMGWWGDAPDDLGSVARLVGGSHAFVAAIDGGAVIGMGRALSDRESDAYVQDVAVRQDRRRQGIGGEIVRRLVARLEDDGIGWIGLVAEPAVTRLYLREGFAPMAGTVAMLRKRRP; encoded by the coding sequence ATGGTCGAGTACCAGTTCGTCCAGCCCACGAGCGACCGCCTCTTCCCGGAGATCGTCGCCCTGTACCGCGCCATGGGGTGGTGGGGTGACGCGCCCGACGACCTCGGCTCGGTCGCGCGGCTCGTGGGCGGCAGCCACGCGTTCGTCGCGGCGATCGACGGCGGCGCGGTGATCGGCATGGGCCGCGCGCTGAGCGATCGGGAGAGCGACGCGTACGTCCAGGACGTCGCGGTCCGGCAGGATCGCAGGCGGCAGGGGATCGGCGGCGAGATCGTGCGCCGCCTCGTCGCTCGGCTCGAGGACGACGGCATCGGCTGGATCGGCCTCGTGGCGGAGCCCGCCGTGACCCGTCTCTACCTGCGCGAGGGGTTCGCGCCGATGGCGGGCACCGTGGCGATGCTCCGAAAGAGGCGGCCGTGA